Proteins co-encoded in one Armatimonadota bacterium genomic window:
- a CDS encoding FAD binding domain-containing protein, protein MVPAVVRAVRIIRYLERRGSRGATLAQIHRVLDLNKSTCHNLLKTLAALRLVEFLPRSRRYQLGPALFAVGRPIDRSLHTISGGRSIAPRKRRHRGWGAMIPERFEYLAPTSVAEAVELLRAHGGDARLLAGGHSLIPLMKLRLAMPRYVIDLNRVPGLAYVEEADGVLRIGAMTRHADMEHADVVRRRYPLLADAARVIADPLVRNMGTVGGALAHADPAGDWGAAMLAARATVVATGPRGERVVAIDEFFLDTFATALEPDDVLTEIRVPQPAPRTGGAYLKLERKVGDFAIAAVGAQVTLDARGVCTAVGIGLCNAGPRSLRARDAEEALLGRVPDEATIARAAEAAAREADPSSDLRGPAEYKRDVVRVLAARALRRALARASGRE, encoded by the coding sequence GTGGTACCTGCTGTCGTCCGCGCCGTCAGGATCATCAGGTACCTCGAGCGCCGGGGCAGCCGGGGTGCGACCCTCGCGCAGATCCACCGCGTCCTCGACCTCAACAAGAGCACCTGCCACAACCTGCTCAAGACCCTCGCGGCGTTGAGACTGGTGGAGTTCCTGCCGCGCTCGCGCCGCTACCAGCTGGGGCCGGCGCTCTTCGCGGTCGGCCGGCCGATCGACCGCAGCCTGCACACCATCTCGGGCGGCCGATCCATCGCGCCGCGCAAGCGACGACACAGGGGGTGGGGAGCCATGATCCCGGAGCGGTTCGAGTACCTCGCGCCGACCAGCGTCGCCGAGGCCGTGGAGCTCCTCCGCGCGCACGGCGGCGACGCCAGGCTCCTGGCCGGCGGCCACAGCCTGATCCCCCTCATGAAGCTCCGGCTCGCGATGCCGCGGTACGTGATCGACCTGAACCGCGTGCCGGGGCTCGCCTACGTCGAGGAGGCCGACGGCGTCCTGCGCATCGGCGCCATGACCCGTCACGCCGACATGGAGCACGCCGACGTGGTGCGGCGCCGCTACCCGCTGCTCGCGGACGCCGCCCGGGTGATCGCCGATCCCCTGGTGCGCAACATGGGCACGGTCGGCGGCGCGCTGGCCCACGCAGACCCCGCGGGCGACTGGGGCGCCGCAATGCTCGCCGCCCGCGCCACCGTGGTGGCCACCGGGCCCCGGGGCGAGCGGGTCGTGGCCATCGACGAGTTCTTCCTCGACACGTTCGCCACGGCGCTGGAGCCCGACGACGTGCTCACCGAGATCCGCGTGCCGCAGCCGGCGCCGCGCACCGGGGGTGCCTACCTGAAGCTCGAGCGCAAGGTGGGGGACTTCGCCATCGCCGCGGTGGGCGCGCAGGTGACCCTGGATGCGCGCGGGGTCTGCACGGCCGTGGGCATCGGGCTGTGCAACGCGGGCCCGCGCTCGCTGCGGGCCCGGGACGCCGAGGAGGCGCTGCTGGGCCGCGTGCCCGACGAGGCCACCATCGCGCGGGCAGCCGAGGCCGCCGCGCGCGAGGCCGATCCGTCCAGCGACCTGCGCGGTCCGGCCGAGTACAAGCGCGACGTCGTCCGGGTGCTGGCGGCCCGGGCGCTCAGACGGGCCCTGGCACGGGCGTCGGGGAGGGAGTGA
- a CDS encoding (2Fe-2S)-binding protein, with protein MGYRVHVTVNGTPREAEVEARLLLVHFIREVLGLTGTHIGCDTTNCGACTVLLDGRPVKSCTVFAVQADGRDLMTVEGLARDGELHPIQEGFHERHGLQCGFCTPGMMMTAYALLQRTPAPTEEEIRWAIAGNLCRCTGYVNIVEAIRYAAEKLRGAPVTTGRGS; from the coding sequence ATGGGTTACCGCGTGCACGTGACGGTCAACGGCACCCCGCGCGAGGCCGAGGTGGAGGCGCGGCTGCTCCTGGTGCACTTCATCCGGGAGGTGCTGGGCCTCACGGGGACCCACATCGGGTGCGACACCACGAACTGCGGCGCGTGCACCGTCCTGCTGGACGGGCGACCGGTCAAGTCGTGCACCGTGTTCGCGGTGCAGGCCGACGGCCGGGACCTCATGACGGTGGAAGGCCTGGCCCGCGACGGCGAGCTGCACCCGATCCAGGAGGGCTTCCACGAGCGGCACGGCCTGCAGTGCGGGTTCTGCACGCCCGGGATGATGATGACGGCCTATGCCCTGCTCCAGCGCACCCCGGCGCCCACCGAGGAGGAGATTCGCTGGGCCATCGCGGGCAACCTCTGCCGGTGCACGGGCTACGTGAACATCGTCGAGGCGATCAGGTACGCGGCCGAGAAGCTGCGCGGCGCGCCGGTCACCACGGGAAGGGGGAGCTAG
- a CDS encoding aldehyde dehydrogenase family protein, translating into MAIAASEQTYKNFIGGRWVASSSDRLVANRNPATGEVLGQVPLSTREEARAAIQAAVDAFPRWRATPGPVRGRILFKVLELFERKMPQLAEILTREEGKTLAESTGELVRSRNILEYIAGEGRRLRGETLPSELPNTFTYTVREPLGVVAVITPWNFPAAIPIWKLAPALVCGNTVVFKPATLTPWTASALVELFQEAGLPDGVLNMVIGPGSTVGDELITHPAVRAVSFTGSNEVGIKLYERAAAGGRRVQAEMGGKNPVVVLEDADLELALAGTIQGAYGSTGQRCTATSRVIVVERIADRFVEELAARARALVVGDGLDPRTQMGPSVDESQMKTVLRYIAIGQEEGARLVTGGRRLTEGAYGRGYFVEPTIFDHVTPRMRIFQEEIFGPVLAVCRVPDFDAAVEAANAVPYGLASSIYTQDLAKAMRFVDRSEVGIVHINNPTVGGEAHLPFGGTKATGVGPREQGSVAIDFYSELKVVYLDYTGAKRTATFF; encoded by the coding sequence ATGGCCATCGCGGCGAGCGAGCAGACCTACAAGAACTTCATCGGCGGCCGCTGGGTCGCCTCGTCCTCCGACCGCCTGGTCGCCAACCGCAACCCCGCCACGGGCGAGGTGCTGGGCCAGGTGCCACTGTCGACGCGCGAGGAGGCGCGCGCCGCGATCCAGGCCGCGGTCGACGCGTTCCCCCGGTGGCGCGCCACGCCGGGCCCCGTGCGCGGCCGCATCCTGTTCAAGGTGCTGGAGCTCTTCGAGCGGAAGATGCCGCAGCTGGCGGAGATCCTCACCCGCGAGGAGGGCAAGACCCTCGCCGAGTCCACGGGCGAGCTCGTGCGCAGCCGCAACATCCTCGAGTACATCGCCGGCGAGGGGCGGCGCCTGCGGGGGGAGACGCTGCCCAGCGAGCTGCCCAACACCTTCACCTACACCGTGCGCGAGCCGCTGGGCGTCGTGGCGGTGATCACCCCGTGGAACTTCCCGGCGGCCATCCCCATCTGGAAGCTGGCGCCCGCGCTGGTCTGCGGCAACACCGTGGTCTTCAAACCCGCCACGCTGACGCCGTGGACCGCCTCGGCGCTCGTGGAGCTCTTCCAGGAGGCCGGCCTGCCCGACGGGGTGCTGAACATGGTCATCGGGCCGGGCAGCACCGTCGGCGACGAGCTGATCACGCACCCTGCGGTGCGCGCCGTGTCCTTCACCGGCTCCAACGAGGTGGGGATCAAGCTCTACGAACGGGCGGCCGCCGGCGGTCGACGCGTGCAGGCCGAGATGGGCGGCAAGAACCCGGTCGTCGTCCTGGAGGACGCCGACCTGGAGCTGGCGCTGGCGGGCACGATCCAGGGTGCCTATGGGTCGACGGGCCAGCGCTGCACCGCCACCAGCCGGGTCATCGTCGTCGAGCGCATCGCCGACCGGTTCGTGGAGGAACTGGCGGCGCGGGCGCGGGCCCTGGTGGTCGGCGACGGGCTCGACCCCCGCACCCAGATGGGGCCCTCGGTGGACGAGTCCCAGATGAAGACGGTGCTGCGCTACATCGCCATCGGGCAGGAGGAGGGCGCCCGGCTGGTCACCGGTGGCCGGCGCCTGACCGAGGGCGCCTACGGCCGGGGGTACTTCGTCGAGCCCACCATCTTCGACCACGTCACGCCCCGGATGCGCATCTTCCAGGAAGAGATCTTCGGCCCCGTGCTGGCGGTCTGTCGCGTGCCCGACTTCGACGCGGCGGTCGAGGCCGCCAACGCGGTGCCCTACGGGCTCGCCTCATCCATCTACACGCAGGACCTGGCGAAGGCGATGCGGTTCGTCGACCGCAGCGAAGTGGGGATCGTCCACATCAACAACCCCACGGTGGGCGGCGAAGCGCACCTGCCCTTCGGCGGCACCAAGGCCACCGGCGTGGGCCCGCGGGAGCAGGGGAGCGTGGCCATCGACTTCTACAGCGAGCTCAAGGTCGTCTACCTCGACTACACCGGCGCCAAGCGCACGGCGACGTTCTTCTGA
- a CDS encoding carbon monoxide dehydrogenase subunit G has translation MKIEGQYVLPARRERVWEALNDPEVLTRATPGLKALRPAGPNEYAATIELAVGPVKGSYDGRVRITDQVAPEKMTLVVEGGGRAGTIKATGNLTLQAQGDQTLVTYVGDAQVTGVLMSVGHRLFGGVAKQLAGEFFKALEREVARRADRA, from the coding sequence ATGAAGATCGAAGGGCAGTACGTGCTGCCTGCCCGTCGCGAGCGGGTGTGGGAGGCCCTGAACGACCCCGAGGTGCTCACCAGGGCCACGCCGGGGCTCAAGGCCCTGCGGCCCGCGGGGCCCAACGAGTACGCGGCCACCATCGAGCTGGCTGTGGGGCCCGTCAAGGGCTCCTACGACGGCAGGGTGCGCATCACCGACCAGGTCGCGCCCGAGAAGATGACGCTGGTGGTCGAGGGCGGCGGCCGCGCCGGCACGATCAAGGCCACCGGCAACCTGACCCTGCAGGCGCAGGGCGATCAGACCCTGGTCACGTACGTGGGCGACGCCCAGGTCACCGGCGTGCTCATGAGCGTGGGCCATCGGCTGTTCGGCGGCGTGGCCAAGCAGCTGGCAGGCGAGTTCTTCAAGGCCCTCGAGCGCGAGGTGGCCCGGCGCGCAGACCGCGCCTGA
- a CDS encoding metalloregulator ArsR/SmtB family transcription factor, producing the protein MPKAARVQEQRMVRIFKALGDPTRYRIVRVLMDRGEVACRDLARLFPLSAPALSHHFRVLQECGLMQMRKEGAYHFFRVDRHLVERVLHAWTARKS; encoded by the coding sequence ATGCCAAAGGCAGCGAGGGTGCAGGAGCAGCGCATGGTGCGCATCTTCAAGGCGCTGGGCGATCCCACGCGCTACCGGATCGTCCGCGTCCTGATGGATCGGGGCGAGGTGGCCTGCCGGGACCTCGCCAGGCTGTTCCCGCTGAGCGCACCGGCGCTGTCGCACCACTTCCGGGTGCTCCAGGAGTGCGGCCTGATGCAGATGCGCAAGGAGGGCGCCTACCACTTCTTCCGGGTGGACCGGCACCTGGTGGAGCGCGTCCTGCACGCCTGGACCGCGCGAAAGTCCTGA
- a CDS encoding ABC transporter permease, translating into MRLGRYALVLERRPTRPAAHAVLTAVLAIALALAGSSVLFLSSEAGVLAAYRAIFSYAFLNPRGFVATVHRAIYLLLCTVAFVVPLRAGLWNIGLPGQVYAGALAAFAVPFALGADPQALPLPPVLLVALMAAAAAVAGAAVAGAVGLLRARFQVNEILVTMMLNSILFWLVANFIKEGGPFMSATAEGESFTLPVALRAPLVLDVPLTAAVALGAAVLLDLFFARTAAGYRVRALGENPAAARYAGVSPVRLTVLVFVVGGALAGLAGYHYFGAVPGLYKIPGNYGFYGDLAFYGIICALIARGSSLGAVPIAVLFAGLSLGARFAQGALRLPFGVDYAMLGLLMMTFVGSHVLYHYRIAWRPVALAVTPAPSPRWP; encoded by the coding sequence GTGAGGCTCGGGCGCTACGCGCTGGTGCTCGAGCGGCGGCCGACGCGTCCCGCCGCCCACGCGGTCCTGACCGCGGTCCTGGCCATCGCCCTGGCCCTGGCAGGGTCCAGCGTGCTGTTCCTCTCCAGCGAGGCCGGTGTGCTCGCCGCCTACCGGGCCATCTTCTCGTACGCGTTCCTCAACCCCCGGGGTTTCGTCGCCACCGTGCACCGGGCCATCTACCTGCTGCTGTGCACCGTGGCGTTCGTGGTCCCGCTGCGCGCGGGCCTGTGGAACATCGGGTTGCCCGGCCAGGTCTACGCGGGCGCGCTGGCAGCGTTCGCCGTGCCGTTTGCGCTGGGCGCCGACCCGCAGGCCCTGCCGCTGCCCCCGGTGCTGCTCGTCGCGCTGATGGCGGCGGCCGCCGCCGTCGCAGGCGCGGCAGTCGCCGGGGCGGTGGGCCTCCTGCGGGCCCGATTCCAGGTGAACGAGATCCTGGTGACCATGATGCTGAACTCGATCCTGTTCTGGCTCGTCGCGAACTTCATCAAGGAGGGCGGCCCGTTCATGAGCGCCACAGCCGAGGGCGAGAGCTTCACCCTCCCGGTGGCGCTGCGGGCGCCGCTGGTGCTCGACGTCCCGCTCACGGCCGCGGTGGCGCTCGGCGCCGCCGTGCTGCTCGATCTCTTCTTCGCCCGCACCGCGGCCGGCTACCGCGTGCGGGCGTTGGGCGAGAACCCCGCGGCCGCACGGTACGCCGGTGTCTCCCCGGTGCGGCTCACGGTGCTCGTCTTCGTGGTCGGCGGCGCGCTGGCGGGGCTGGCCGGCTACCACTACTTCGGGGCCGTCCCGGGGCTCTACAAGATTCCGGGGAACTACGGCTTCTACGGCGACCTGGCGTTCTACGGGATCATCTGCGCCCTGATCGCCCGCGGCAGCTCGCTGGGCGCCGTGCCCATCGCGGTGCTGTTCGCCGGGCTCTCGCTGGGCGCCCGCTTCGCGCAGGGCGCGCTGCGCCTGCCGTTCGGCGTCGACTACGCCATGCTGGGCCTGCTCATGATGACGTTCGTCGGCTCGCACGTGCTGTACCACTACCGCATCGCCTGGCGGCCGGTGGCGCTGGCGGTCACGCCGGCGCCCTCGCCCAGGTGGCCCTGA
- a CDS encoding anion permease: MLALLPALYLGWGVGANDAANTFGPQIGAGVIAFRRAVVLAAVFAFLGAVVEGQKVFGTVGGLTRLRPHTAAVATLGAGMSVHLMTALGMPISTSHAIVGALVAVGTTEPTGIHRGILAKMLASMVTAPVGAGGIAYLLYRLLAVLQGIRGLDARRFDRLVRVAAVLVGCYAAYALGSNNVGNAMAPAVAAGVLTPAAGAALGGAAIAAGVLTFSRRVILLVGNQITALDPASALVAAAATALTTHLFTQVGVPVSTSQAMVGAVVGVGLTKGIVAVNRRIFWLAPAGWLVSISTAGVLTYLGLGVLALVR; this comes from the coding sequence ATGCTGGCGCTCCTGCCGGCCCTCTACCTCGGGTGGGGCGTCGGCGCCAACGACGCCGCCAACACGTTTGGCCCGCAGATCGGGGCCGGTGTGATCGCGTTCCGCCGCGCGGTGGTCCTCGCCGCGGTGTTCGCCTTCCTGGGCGCCGTGGTCGAAGGCCAGAAGGTGTTCGGCACCGTGGGGGGCCTGACGCGCCTGCGCCCGCACACCGCCGCCGTGGCCACGCTGGGGGCCGGGATGAGCGTCCACCTGATGACTGCGCTGGGGATGCCCATCTCGACGTCGCACGCGATCGTCGGGGCGCTGGTGGCGGTGGGGACGACGGAGCCCACCGGGATCCACCGGGGGATCCTGGCCAAGATGCTGGCGTCGATGGTGACGGCGCCTGTGGGTGCCGGCGGCATCGCCTACCTGCTCTACCGTCTGCTGGCCGTCCTGCAGGGGATACGCGGGCTGGACGCGCGGCGCTTCGACCGGCTCGTCCGCGTCGCGGCCGTGCTGGTGGGCTGCTACGCCGCCTACGCCCTGGGGTCCAACAACGTGGGCAACGCCATGGCGCCAGCCGTCGCCGCGGGCGTGCTGACCCCGGCGGCCGGTGCGGCGCTGGGCGGTGCGGCGATCGCCGCGGGCGTCCTGACCTTCAGCCGCCGTGTGATCCTGCTGGTGGGCAACCAGATCACCGCGCTCGACCCCGCCTCCGCGCTGGTGGCCGCCGCGGCCACCGCGCTGACCACCCACCTCTTCACCCAGGTCGGCGTGCCGGTCTCCACGTCCCAGGCCATGGTGGGCGCGGTGGTAGGGGTCGGGCTCACCAAGGGCATCGTGGCGGTGAACCGGCGCATCTTCTGGCTCGCGCCGGCGGGCTGGCTGGTGAGCATCTCGACCGCCGGCGTGCTCACGTACCTGGGGCTCGGGGTGCTGGCGCTCGTGCGGTGA
- a CDS encoding DoxX family membrane protein yields METLFIIGRILLGGFYLFNALNHFTKADMMAGYAGSKGVPAPKAMVLVTGVLLLIGGLSILFGVYPTVGVLALVVFFVPVTFWMHNFWAVQDPMQKTMEMVQFAKNMALLGAALALLAIPQPWPLSLGR; encoded by the coding sequence ATGGAAACGCTCTTCATCATCGGTCGGATCCTGCTGGGCGGGTTCTACCTGTTCAACGCCCTCAACCACTTCACGAAGGCCGACATGATGGCCGGGTACGCGGGGAGCAAGGGTGTGCCGGCGCCCAAGGCCATGGTGCTGGTCACCGGGGTCTTGCTCCTGATCGGCGGGTTGAGCATCCTCTTCGGCGTCTACCCCACGGTCGGCGTCCTGGCCCTGGTGGTGTTCTTCGTCCCGGTGACGTTCTGGATGCACAACTTCTGGGCCGTGCAGGACCCGATGCAGAAGACGATGGAGATGGTCCAGTTCGCCAAGAACATGGCGCTGCTGGGCGCGGCCCTGGCGCTGCTGGCCATCCCGCAGCCCTGGCCGCTGAGCCTGGGCCGGTAG
- a CDS encoding BMP family ABC transporter substrate-binding protein, with the protein MRRGIAAGRLVAVAAVLVALLAGAAAWQPAPTSAAAGPTVTLAILHFSVIKGTTWSGAHHRAGQRIAAKYPNVKYVYREEVGPDATVPFAEELIRQGASIVVGNAEFMGLPLREIADRYPNVYFGSVVASDISQKPNFIRFFPRQYQALYLEGLVAGALTKTGNIGVVSAFPNIQVLRRTAGFHLGVQDAARALGKRVNVYIKYVGDWYKPTEEREVARTLVSQHRVDVLTQQTDSGSPLDVAQERGIWFVGKDMDIVGFYGWSNTDTVAISFDTRWEVLYDRMVRAKLAGSLSPRTLLYLGMRDTMTLADGTVVSAVDIMNNKKIGVEAISPKARRALPETIVRLVAQRREQMMKGEWDPFQAHALVSNGTGLALKDLPIPARGTVVKKAGEMPSDEWLLSKFNFALEGMTILR; encoded by the coding sequence GTGCGCAGGGGGATCGCGGCAGGCCGCCTGGTCGCCGTCGCGGCGGTGCTGGTCGCGTTGCTGGCGGGCGCCGCGGCGTGGCAGCCCGCGCCGACGTCGGCGGCGGCCGGGCCCACGGTGACCCTGGCTATCCTGCACTTCAGCGTGATCAAGGGCACCACGTGGTCCGGCGCGCACCACCGCGCCGGGCAGCGCATCGCGGCCAAGTACCCCAACGTGAAGTACGTCTACCGCGAGGAAGTGGGCCCCGACGCCACGGTGCCGTTCGCCGAGGAGCTGATCCGCCAGGGCGCGAGCATCGTGGTGGGCAACGCGGAGTTCATGGGGTTGCCGCTGCGGGAGATCGCCGACCGCTACCCCAACGTCTACTTCGGCTCGGTAGTCGCCAGCGACATCTCCCAGAAGCCCAACTTCATCCGGTTCTTCCCGCGCCAGTACCAGGCGCTCTACCTGGAAGGGCTCGTCGCCGGCGCCCTGACCAAGACCGGCAACATCGGGGTCGTCTCGGCGTTCCCCAACATCCAGGTGCTGCGCCGTACGGCGGGCTTCCACCTGGGCGTGCAGGACGCAGCCCGGGCGCTGGGCAAGCGCGTGAACGTCTACATCAAGTACGTGGGCGACTGGTACAAGCCCACCGAGGAACGCGAGGTGGCCCGGACCCTGGTGAGCCAGCACCGGGTCGACGTGCTCACCCAGCAGACCGACTCGGGCTCGCCGCTGGACGTGGCGCAGGAGCGGGGCATCTGGTTCGTGGGCAAGGACATGGACATCGTGGGCTTCTACGGGTGGTCGAACACCGACACCGTGGCCATCTCGTTCGATACGCGCTGGGAGGTTCTCTACGACCGCATGGTGCGAGCCAAGCTGGCCGGCAGCCTGTCGCCGCGCACGTTGCTGTACCTGGGCATGCGGGACACCATGACCCTGGCCGACGGGACCGTGGTCAGCGCGGTGGACATCATGAACAACAAGAAGATCGGTGTGGAGGCCATCAGCCCCAAGGCACGCCGGGCGCTGCCCGAGACGATCGTGCGGCTCGTCGCGCAGCGCCGCGAGCAGATGATGAAGGGCGAGTGGGATCCCTTCCAGGCCCACGCCCTGGTGAGCAACGGCACCGGCCTGGCGCTCAAGGACCTGCCGATTCCGGCCCGGGGGACCGTCGTCAAGAAAGCCGGGGAGATGCCCTCGGACGAGTGGCTGCTGTCGAAGTTCAACTTCGCGCTGGAGGGCATGACCATCCTTCGGTGA
- a CDS encoding ABC transporter permease has protein sequence MTELLVRSLEASTVFLFAALGELVNQRGGVLNVGLEGVMLFGGTLGFLAAQAAASHALGFAAALAIGAVLGGAHGFFAITLRGDQVVSGMGLWILSFGLTTYIGNPHTGPLGLGRLPTLWGLSPFVLLGVVLVLAVWGLLARTGPGLAIRAVGENPAAAEASGIDVAAVRYLCVIGGGMLAGLSGAVYTLSYNPVWNYNFLMGWGFVSLALVFFSLWHPVILLGGALLFGLMWQLSLSPELLLPGVLSRYIWRTVPFVTTIVILAVISTPWFRARWGLAKPEALGRPYPSD, from the coding sequence GTGACGGAACTCCTCGTGCGCAGCCTGGAGGCCTCCACCGTCTTCCTCTTCGCGGCCCTGGGCGAGCTCGTGAACCAGCGCGGCGGGGTCCTCAACGTGGGGCTCGAGGGCGTCATGCTCTTTGGCGGGACGCTGGGGTTCCTGGCAGCGCAGGCCGCCGCCAGCCATGCCCTGGGATTCGCGGCAGCGCTGGCCATCGGCGCCGTGCTGGGCGGCGCCCACGGCTTCTTCGCCATCACCTTGCGCGGTGACCAGGTCGTGAGCGGCATGGGGCTGTGGATCCTCAGCTTCGGGCTCACGACCTACATCGGCAACCCGCACACCGGTCCGCTGGGGCTGGGCCGTCTCCCGACGCTGTGGGGCCTCTCGCCGTTCGTGCTGCTGGGCGTCGTGCTGGTGCTCGCGGTATGGGGGCTGCTGGCCCGGACCGGCCCGGGGCTCGCGATCCGCGCCGTGGGCGAGAATCCGGCGGCGGCCGAAGCGTCGGGCATCGACGTGGCCGCGGTCCGGTACCTGTGCGTGATCGGCGGGGGCATGCTGGCGGGCCTGTCCGGCGCAGTCTACACCCTGTCCTACAACCCCGTGTGGAACTACAACTTCCTGATGGGGTGGGGGTTCGTCAGCCTGGCCCTGGTCTTCTTCTCGTTGTGGCATCCCGTGATCTTGCTCGGCGGCGCGCTCCTCTTTGGCCTGATGTGGCAGCTCTCGCTCAGTCCGGAGCTCCTGCTGCCGGGCGTGCTCTCGCGCTACATCTGGCGCACGGTGCCCTTCGTCACGACCATCGTGATCCTGGCGGTCATCTCGACCCCATGGTTCCGGGCCCGCTGGGGCCTGGCGAAGCCCGAGGCGCTGGGGCGGCCCTACCCGAGCGACTAG
- a CDS encoding ABC transporter ATP-binding protein, producing the protein MHHDTPAGEVILEARGITKRFPGVLALDRVDLDVRAGEVQAILGQNGAGKTTLMNVLFGLVHPDEGQLVLRGRPVAFRSPHDALAAGIGMVHQTRRLVAAHTVVENVILGHPRARGVLDLRRARRDLEAYCARYGLAIDLGAKVWQLSEGEKQWVEILKALYGGARILILDEPTSALTPPEVKTLLDVLRAMVAEQGLTVLLVTHKLPIVMAISHRVTVLRAGRVVARLPTAAATEATLVQHMIGQEVAAPTVDAPTTAGRPVLEADHLAAYNDKNLLALRGLSFALHAGEILGVAGVTGNGQEELAQVLAGLRPAASGTVRLDGRDITAASPLERWRLGIGYIPAERTTVASIATFSLVENTAMNFHFDPAYTRRGLFDYAGLEALTARILASYRVQAPGPRVPAQHLSGGNLQKLILGRVLARAPRVLIAHLPTQGLDVEAAAFVRGKLLEARAGGAAVLLISEDLDEILALADRVAAMYEGRFVAILPREAASAETVGAMMAGLRPEEAGLA; encoded by the coding sequence GTGCACCACGACACACCGGCCGGCGAGGTCATCCTGGAGGCCCGGGGCATCACCAAGCGGTTCCCCGGGGTGCTGGCGCTGGACCGCGTCGACCTCGACGTGCGTGCCGGCGAGGTGCAGGCGATCCTCGGCCAGAACGGCGCCGGCAAGACCACCCTGATGAACGTCCTCTTCGGCCTGGTGCACCCGGACGAGGGCCAGCTCGTCCTGCGTGGCCGGCCGGTGGCGTTCCGGTCCCCCCACGACGCGCTTGCCGCGGGGATCGGCATGGTGCACCAGACCCGCAGGCTCGTAGCGGCCCACACGGTGGTCGAGAACGTCATCCTGGGCCATCCGCGGGCCCGCGGCGTGCTCGATCTGCGCCGGGCCCGCCGGGACCTCGAAGCCTACTGCGCCCGCTATGGCCTCGCCATCGACCTGGGGGCGAAGGTCTGGCAGCTCTCCGAGGGCGAGAAGCAGTGGGTCGAGATTCTCAAAGCGCTCTACGGCGGCGCCAGGATTCTGATCCTCGACGAGCCCACCTCCGCCCTGACGCCGCCCGAGGTGAAGACCCTGCTGGACGTGCTCCGGGCCATGGTGGCAGAGCAGGGGCTCACGGTGCTGCTCGTCACCCACAAGCTGCCGATCGTGATGGCGATCAGCCACCGCGTGACGGTGCTCCGGGCGGGGCGGGTCGTCGCGCGCCTGCCGACCGCTGCGGCAACGGAAGCGACGCTGGTGCAGCACATGATCGGCCAGGAGGTCGCCGCCCCGACGGTCGACGCCCCGACGACGGCCGGGCGGCCCGTGCTGGAGGCGGACCACCTGGCGGCCTACAACGACAAGAACCTGTTGGCACTGCGCGGCCTCTCGTTTGCGCTCCACGCGGGCGAGATCCTGGGCGTGGCCGGCGTCACGGGCAATGGCCAGGAGGAACTCGCCCAGGTCCTGGCGGGGTTGCGGCCCGCGGCCAGCGGGACCGTGCGTCTGGACGGCCGCGACATCACCGCGGCCTCGCCCCTGGAGCGGTGGCGGCTGGGCATCGGGTACATCCCCGCAGAGCGCACCACGGTGGCCTCCATCGCGACGTTCTCGCTGGTCGAGAACACCGCGATGAACTTCCACTTCGACCCGGCGTACACCCGGCGCGGTCTGTTCGACTACGCGGGGCTCGAGGCCCTGACGGCGCGCATCCTCGCAAGCTATCGGGTCCAGGCGCCCGGCCCGCGGGTCCCGGCGCAGCACCTCTCGGGTGGCAACCTCCAAAAGCTCATCCTGGGCCGGGTCCTCGCCCGCGCGCCGCGCGTGCTCATCGCCCACCTGCCCACGCAGGGGCTGGACGTCGAGGCGGCTGCGTTCGTGCGCGGCAAGCTCCTGGAGGCGCGGGCTGGCGGGGCGGCCGTCCTGCTCATCTCCGAGGACCTGGACGAGATCCTGGCGCTCGCCGACCGCGTGGCGGCCATGTACGAGGGCCGGTTCGTGGCGATCCTGCCGCGCGAGGCTGCCTCCGCCGAGACCGTGGGCGCCATGATGGCGGGGCTGCGGCCGGAGGAGGCGGGCCTGGCGTGA